The proteins below come from a single Ptychodera flava strain L36383 chromosome 6, AS_Pfla_20210202, whole genome shotgun sequence genomic window:
- the LOC139134825 gene encoding leucine-rich repeat-containing protein 15-like has protein sequence MIRCSAQTLVALFILTNITATICCPQTCSCQSTPNVNVDCDHRSLTAIPPGVQAQTAKLDLSYNKITTLLPEAFNSLSQLKYLHLKNNAISVISSGAFHGLTSLEKLYLNYNDVITLPENVFSSLTRLKYLYLNDNAISMISSKAFTGLSNLYELTISYNEITSLPASVFHNLQNLHRLEMYKNKISSLPVTIFQTLDKLYALDLGGNNLTTFPFGIFNGLNNLNVLMLMRNKISSVPIEALRSLPSLQHLHMFNNLLTNVSALKDLQNLKTLKLDGNCIQVLQDGVFERLTKLRILYLQRCCIETVFPSTFRGLSSLLNLYLNNNELKTLPATLFDDVQNLKRLYLRHNELTSLPSNIFTGLPLEDLELDHNKLRHPPVILSLNELHYLSLSHNDLEIIPTTFPIQRLRFGS, from the coding sequence ATGATTCGATGCTCAGCTCAgacgttggtggcgctgttcATACTCACGAACATCACTGCAACGATTTGTTGTCCTCAAACATGTAGCTGTCAGTCTACTCCCAACGTCAACGTCGACTGCGATCACAGATCCTTGACGGCAATACCGCCAGGAGTTCAAGCACAAACTGCCAAGCTTGATCTTAGTTACAATAAAATAACCACACTTCTACCAGAAGCATTCAATTCCCTCTCGCAGCTGAAGTACTTACACCTGAAGAACAATGCCATTTCTGTCATTTCATCCGGAGCATTTCATGGACTGACCAGTCTAGAAAAATTATACCTTAACTACAATGACGTCATTACATTGCCCGAAAATGTGTTCAGTTCCCTGACACGGCTGAAGTACTTATACCTGAACGATAACGCAATTTCGATGATTTCATCCAAAGCATTCACTGGCCTAAGCAATCTCTACGAATTGACGATTTCATACAATGAAATCACTTCCTTGCCAGCGAGTGTCTTTCACAACTTGCAAAATCTACATCGCTTGGAAATGTATAAGAACAAGATATCATCACTACCCGTTACTATCTTTCAGACACTGGATAAATTATACGCATTGGATCTTGGCGGCAATAACCTGACAACTTTCCCCTTCGGCATATTCAACGGTTTGAATAATCTTAACGTGTTGATGTTAATGCGAAACAAAATATCGAGTGTACCGATCGAGGCCTTGCGTAGCCTACCTTCATTGCAACATTTACACATGTTTAACAACCTATTAACAAATGTGTCGGCTCTGAAAGATTTACAAAATCTTAAAACCTTGAAGTTAGATGGTAACTGTATTCAGGTGTTGCAAGATGGCGTGTTCGAAAGACTAACAAAGTTAAGAATCCTATACCTACAGCGCTGCTGCATCGAAACTGTATTTCCTTCCACGTTTCGGGGACTATCCAGCCTATTGAACCTGTATTTGAACAACAACGAATTGAAAACATTACCAGCTACACTATTCGATGATGTGCAAAACCTGAAAAGACTGTATCTTCGACATAATGAACTCACATCCCTACCATCCAACATTTTTACTGGTTTGCCTTTAGAAGATTTAGAGCTCGATCACAACAAACTGCGCCATCCTCCAGTAATTTTGTCTTTAAACGAACTTCACTACCTCTCTCTTTCACATAACGACTTAGAAATTATCCCGACAACTTTTCCAATCCAAAGATTGAGATTCGGAAGTTAG
- the LOC139134826 gene encoding leucine-rich repeat neuronal protein 1-like has protein sequence MGLSYISDGAFRGMTLANHITIDLSRNQLSFLSDSLIFDILSSDGEQLIDLRFHGNPWACDCRLRGLRQLIENYRVPETTDDPPWRFRGLRESIKDYGEGIFISSLGFICRTPQIYAGFNVMDISPETLICTVPEFDERVEVTSVDEGDTSELNCTATGVPEPSVYWITPGGNLVNGTNYNDTMGVYEELQMNSQGTLFITSSRTEHSGTYVCIATNMKGTATKFILLRVKSWMTSSIADITKPVDESSTISTNTVEGRRFQHTDTNLPKHLAGLATGAFVGGFIFGAGVVMLVLVAAIKRNRMGANKCQDQNLKIKLRFSDLQAVVKSRKDTEESHKTTSKNVTDLKNVDHDATKLEKNTR, from the coding sequence ATGGGTCTTTCATACATAAGTGATGGCGCTTTTAGGGGCATGACTCTGGCAAACCATATAACTATTGACCTCTCACGGAACCAGCTGTCATTCCTGTCAGACTCACTTATATTTGACATTCTATCAAGCGATGGCGAACAACTCATCGACCTTCGTTTTCACGGCAACCCTTGGGCATGCGATTGCCGCCTGCGTGGACTACGTCAATTGATTGAGAATTATAGAGTCCCAGAGACCACTGACGATCCGCCTTGGCGGTTTCGAGGACTACGTGAGTCGATTAAGGACTATGGAGAGGGCATTTTTATTTCGTCCTTGGGGTTTATATGCCGAACACCACAGATCTACGCTGGCTTCAATGTCATGGACATTTCACCAGAAACTTTGATATGTACTGTTCCCGAATTCGATGAACGTGTGGAAGTGACTAGTGTCGATGAAGGCGATACATCAGAACTGAATTGTACAGCAACAGGTGTGCCCGAACCAAGCGTTTATTGGATAACCCCAGGTGGAAATCTTGTGAATGGAACTAACTACAATGATACGATGGGAGTTTATGAAGAACTGCAAATGAACAGTCAAGGCACCCTCTTTATAACCTCATCTCGAACGGAGCATTCCGGAACCTACGTCTGTATAGCAACGAACATGAAGGGCACTGCAactaaatttattcttttacgTGTAAAGTCATGGATGACATCCTCCATCGCGGATATTACGAAGCCCGTTGACGAAAGTTCAACAATATCTACCAATACCGTGGAGGGAAGAAGATTCCAACATACCGACACAAACCTTCCAAAACATCTTGCAGGTTTAGCGACTGGAGCATTCGTTGGCGGTTTTATTTTCGGTGCAGGAGTAGTAATGCTTGTGTTAGTCGCAGCTATTAAACGAAACCGCATGGGTGCGAATAAATGTCAAGATCAAAATTTAAAGATCAAGCTCAGATTTAGTGACTTGCAAGCAGTCGTCAAGAGTCGAAAAGATACTGAAGAAAGTCATAAAACTACCAGCAAGAATGTCACCGACCTTAAAAATGTAGACCATGATGCAACAAAGCTTGAAAAAAACACCAGATAG